A single genomic interval of Polynucleobacter necessarius harbors:
- a CDS encoding FeoA family protein yields the protein MNLDQVDLGSLYRVSEVNAPKGAPQIKGQLEDIGFLPGEHVTVLRSGLLGKGPYMVRIGASTFALRQSEARLILVEPQSHA from the coding sequence ATGAATTTAGACCAGGTCGACTTAGGCAGTCTTTATCGCGTCAGTGAAGTAAATGCCCCTAAAGGCGCTCCTCAAATTAAGGGGCAATTGGAAGATATTGGCTTTTTACCTGGCGAGCATGTCACCGTACTCCGCAGTGGTTTGTTGGGTAAGGGGCCATATATGGTTCGTATAGGGGCCTCCACTTTTGCATTGCGCCAATCAGAGGCGCGCTTGATTTTGGTTGAGCCCCAATCGCATGCCTGA